DNA from Acetobacter aceti NBRC 14818:
CTTGAAACCCGTCGTCGTCATGTTGGCGATATTGTTGGCGATGACCTCCACATTCGTCTGCTGGGCCTGCATGCCGGTTCCGGCAATATCGAGAGAACGCATCATGTCGGTAAGCTTTCGTCTGTGTCAGATCAGGATTGGGTCTGGGTGAGCTTGTCGATCGCATTCTGGCGACGCGTTGATTCGCTCTCGACAAGATTGGCCGTAATCTGGAAATCACGTTGCAGTTCGACGAGATTTGTCGTCTCGCTCATCATGTTGACGTTGCTGCCCTCCAGCATGCCCTGCCGGAGTTCCTTGACGTCCATTTGCGTCGTCGGTGTGCTTGCCCGGAAAAGCTCGCTGCCTTCTCCGTGCAGGTCATGGTTGTTGGCCACCCGGACGAGGCCGATTTCCGCAGCCACACCATTTTCAGTGGACAGGGTGCCATCGGAGGCAATGCTGACGGTGCGGTCCTGAGGGCGCAGCACAATGGGCTGTCCCGTGCGGTCCAGCAGGGCGTGACCGGCGGCATCCGTAACGCTTCCGTCGGACAGGCGCTGGAAACGACCGTTGCGGGTCAGACGCACGCCCTGCGCGGTCATGACGGAGAAGAAGCCCTCACCAGTGATGGCGATGTCGAGCGGGTTGCCGGTCTGCGTGAGAGCACCCTGCGTGAAGTCACGATAGGTCGCACGGTCCTGCACATAGACTTCCGGGTTCTCGCCGGGCGCGTGCGGACCGTCCTTCAGCCTGGAAAGATAATCGGCAAACTGAACGTGTCCTGATTTGAAGCCGGCGGTTGAACCGTTTGCAATATTGTTCGCGAGCACGCTCATGGCGCGTTGCTCTGCGTCCATGCGTGACAGCGCGATATAGGTCGTGTTGTCCATGCGGCAGACGTCTCCTTCTGGAGACACAGTGCCGTGTAAAAATTGACAAACAGTTTCCCCGGACAGGATTCGCCTGTCCGCTTCATCCCGCGTCAGGCGGCGGGGGAGCGATCCATCAGCATGCCGGTGACGGCTGATTTCAACGGCGGAAGAGCATCCGCAACCCGAAGGCCGAGGCTGCGGAGCAGACGGAACGGCGCGGCGTCATGCGTATAAAGCGTCGCAATTCCGTTTGTGGCGGCAAAGAGCGGCATCGTGGCGGCGCGATGCTTCTTTTCAAAACGATGCAGCACCGCCGCTGATCCAATGTCCTGACCACGGGAAAAAGCCACTGCCACTTCGGCCGCCAGAACTTCCGCGCCGCGCAGGCCCAGATTGAAGCCATGCGCCGTGATCGGGTGCATCCCGACAGCGGCATCCCCCAGAAGCGCCAGCCGTCGGGCGGCGAAGCGATGGGCATAAACACATTTGAGCGGATAGGCGTGTCGTGTGCTGACCAGCCGCATGGCGCCCAACCGGTTGCCGACCCGCTCCATGACCTCAGCGTTGAATGCATCCTGCTCGATGTGCATCAGGCGCTGGATCTCGGCAGGGGGAAGCGTCAGGACCAGCGAAGAAGCATGTCCGTTCACCGGCAGAAGCGCGATGGTCTGCCCCT
Protein-coding regions in this window:
- the flgF gene encoding flagellar basal-body rod protein FlgF; translated protein: MDNTTYIALSRMDAEQRAMSVLANNIANGSTAGFKSGHVQFADYLSRLKDGPHAPGENPEVYVQDRATYRDFTQGALTQTGNPLDIAITGEGFFSVMTAQGVRLTRNGRFQRLSDGSVTDAAGHALLDRTGQPIVLRPQDRTVSIASDGTLSTENGVAAEIGLVRVANNHDLHGEGSELFRASTPTTQMDVKELRQGMLEGSNVNMMSETTNLVELQRDFQITANLVESESTRRQNAIDKLTQTQS